The Streptomyces sp. NBC_00440 genome contains a region encoding:
- a CDS encoding TetR/AcrR family transcriptional regulator C-terminal domain-containing protein — protein sequence MTVEPPYLRIAGDIRRLIASGELEPGARIPSTRRITQEWGVAMATATKALATLSQEGLVRAVPGVGTVVAESGRERPPAPHHGLTRDRIIRTAIALVDAEGLAALSMRRVATKFRVSTMALYRHVPSKGELVRLMSETVFNGEPPGSRPAGWRAQLEREARWLWGLYRRHPWLARAMAALTRPMASPHGMRYTERVLSALTGLGLTPTQILHVHLALLGYAQGVAAAVELESQARQDTGMTPEEWMASNEPRMETIQTAGSYPILSTLFDQEDPGLELDALFEFGLARMLDGVESLIGQSGG from the coding sequence ATGACTGTGGAACCGCCCTACCTCCGCATCGCTGGCGACATCCGTCGGCTCATTGCCTCGGGTGAGCTTGAGCCCGGTGCCCGTATCCCTTCCACCCGGCGCATCACCCAGGAGTGGGGCGTCGCCATGGCGACCGCGACGAAGGCGCTCGCCACCCTGAGCCAGGAGGGGCTGGTGCGGGCCGTGCCCGGCGTCGGCACCGTGGTCGCCGAGTCAGGACGAGAACGGCCCCCGGCTCCGCACCACGGACTCACCCGGGATCGCATCATCCGCACCGCGATCGCCCTCGTCGACGCCGAAGGGCTCGCCGCGCTCTCCATGCGCCGAGTCGCAACCAAGTTCAGGGTTTCCACCATGGCGCTCTACCGCCACGTCCCGAGCAAGGGCGAGCTCGTACGGCTGATGTCGGAGACGGTGTTCAACGGAGAACCGCCGGGGTCGCGACCGGCCGGCTGGCGCGCACAACTGGAACGGGAGGCCCGCTGGCTGTGGGGCCTGTACCGGCGCCATCCTTGGCTGGCACGAGCCATGGCCGCCCTCACCCGGCCGATGGCCTCACCCCACGGGATGCGGTACACCGAGCGGGTCCTCAGCGCCCTGACCGGACTGGGGCTGACACCGACCCAGATCCTCCACGTCCACCTCGCGCTCCTCGGGTACGCCCAGGGGGTCGCGGCGGCCGTCGAGCTGGAGTCGCAAGCACGGCAGGACACCGGCATGACTCCGGAGGAGTGGATGGCCTCCAACGAACCGCGGATGGAGACGATCCAGACCGCCGGGTCCTATCCGATCCTGTCCACTCTCTTCGACCAGGAGGATCCCGGCCTCGAACTCGACGCTCTCTTCGAGTTCGGGCTCGCACGGATGCTGGACGGAGTCGAGTCGCTCATCGGGCAATCCGGAGGCTAG
- a CDS encoding IS481 family transposase, whose amino-acid sequence MPHRNAPLTETGRLRLARCVVDDGWPLRRAAERFQVSPTTAQRWAGRYRRLGEAGMSDRSSRPHHSPRRTPTRTERRIIKVRLARRWGPARIAHLLGLVPSTVHRVLVRFGLARLSHLDRVTGRVIRRYERDRPGELVHVDIKKLGNIPDGGGHKALGRQAGRKTRSGAGYSYIHTAVDDHSRLAYSEIHTDEKKETATAFWQRAQTFFTHCGITVERVLTDNGACYKSYLWRETLAKAGITHKRTRPYRPQTNGKVERLNRTLLDEWAYAKPYRSEQERRDAFPRWLHSYNHHRGHTALKGQPPASRVPNLTGEYS is encoded by the coding sequence ATGCCTCACCGTAATGCACCTCTGACCGAGACCGGACGCCTGCGGCTGGCCCGCTGTGTGGTTGATGACGGATGGCCTCTGCGCCGGGCAGCGGAGCGGTTCCAGGTATCACCGACCACAGCCCAGCGGTGGGCCGGGCGCTATCGCCGGCTCGGCGAAGCGGGGATGAGCGACCGTTCCAGCCGCCCCCACCACAGCCCTCGACGCACGCCGACCCGGACCGAACGCCGGATCATCAAAGTCCGCCTCGCGAGGCGGTGGGGACCGGCCCGCATCGCACACCTGCTGGGCCTGGTGCCATCCACCGTGCACCGGGTGCTGGTTCGCTTTGGCTTGGCCCGGCTCAGCCATCTCGATCGGGTCACCGGCCGTGTCATACGCCGCTACGAACGCGACCGGCCCGGCGAACTCGTGCACGTGGACATCAAGAAGCTTGGCAACATTCCCGACGGGGGCGGTCACAAGGCCCTGGGCCGCCAGGCAGGCCGCAAGACCCGCTCCGGGGCCGGTTACAGCTATATCCATACCGCCGTCGACGACCACTCCCGTCTGGCTTACAGCGAGATCCACACGGACGAGAAGAAAGAGACCGCCACCGCGTTCTGGCAGCGGGCCCAGACCTTCTTCACCCACTGCGGGATCACCGTCGAACGGGTCCTGACCGACAACGGGGCGTGCTACAAGTCCTACCTCTGGCGCGAGACCCTGGCAAAGGCCGGGATCACCCACAAGCGCACCCGGCCCTACCGACCGCAGACCAACGGCAAGGTCGAACGACTCAACCGCACCCTGCTCGACGAGTGGGCCTACGCAAAGCCCTACCGCTCAGAGCAGGAACGACGTGACGCATTCCCCCGCTGGCTGCACTCCTACAATCACCACCGCGGACACACCGCGCTTAAGGGCCAACCACCCGCCAGCCGCGTCCCCAACCTCACGGGTGAATACAGCTAG